One window from the genome of Paramisgurnus dabryanus chromosome 24, PD_genome_1.1, whole genome shotgun sequence encodes:
- the pth4 gene encoding parathyroid hormone 4 — protein MMLKGQRSQLRLAVILLMVVTIVQGQDGESRRAVTEHQLMHDRGRSIQSLKRLIWLSSAIEGLHTAQTRTLTAGDPDTRPGHFLSQPGHRRTLETLLNDMYRPHLSAVLGDREK, from the exons ATGATGTTGAAGGGTCAACGGTCTCAGCTGCGTCTCGCTGTCATCTTACTTATGGTGGTGACAATCGTTCAGGGTCAAGACGGTGAAAG CAGACGGGCGGTCACAGAGCATCAGTTGATGCATGATCGTGGTCGCTCTATTCAGAGTCTGAAGAGACTGATCTGGCTGTCCAGTGCAATTGAGGGACTTCACACCGCCCAGACCCGCACACTGACTGCTGGTGACCCAGACACCCGCCCGGGTCACTTCCTCTCTCAGCCTGGCCACAGGAGGACACTGGAGACGCTGCTGAACGACATGTACAGACCTCACCTTAGCGCTGTGCTCGGAGACAGAGAAAAATAA